Genomic window (Acidobacteriota bacterium):
TTCTGACCGCTTGTGAGACAAGGAGACAAAGAGACAGGGAGACAAGGGGACATAAACGGATGACCTGATTCCCGCCTCCTTATCGCAGGTTGTTCAGGCCCACAAGAACTGGTTTGATGCCCCGGTCTTCCGGTCTCGTTAGTCCAGATCAGGTTCATCTCTCCGTATCCTGGCGCTTATGAGGGGCCAGGCGGGTGCCGTCTCAGAATGTGATCGTTGAAAAAAGCCCCGGCTTGCGGTCAGGTGATCCAACACAGGGTGCGCAGGTTAACCACAGATGACGTCCTTTCAATTCATGGCCTGACTGGCCGCCAGGAGGAATTCCGTGACACAGGACCTCTTTTCGCTCTACCACAAACTCTGTGATCAAAAAGTCTTTCTTGCTTTCAAGGGGGCTGTTTCACAAGGGGTACTTGTTGAACTCGGCGGAGTTCTCAAAAGCAAGCTGGTGCTGGATCGAAATGTCAAGAAGGTGTTCTCGGTCTTTATCGAGTTAACCCAGAATATCCTCCATTACTCGGCGGAAAAGGAACGCATTGATGAAACCGGGGAAGAAGTTGGGGTTGGGATCATCGTGATCACCGAAACTTCGAAATTTTATATCGTGAGCAGTGGCAATAAAACTCTCAAGGACCGGGCTGAAGACCTCAAAGCCCAGTGTGAATTCATTAATTCGGCCACCGAAGAAGAATTAAAACGACATCATGCCGAACGCCGAAAATCAACACCTCACGAAGGGAGTAAAGGCGCTGGCCTGGGGTTGATTGATATGGCGCGAAAATCGAAACGTCCGCTTGATTTCACAATCAGCCCGATTGACGAAGAATATGTTTTTTTTATTTTGAACATTAGTATCGAGAAAGGTGAGTAGGCGAGTGATGGAAAACCTAATCGTAGATAAAACCAAAGTCACACCCCAGGTGTCATTTGATGCAACGACCGGCGTGATGGAAATTGCGGGTGAGTCGTATCCTGAAAACTCGATGCAATTTTACCAGCCGGTTTTTAAATGGCTGCAGGAGTATTTCAGTTCGGAACCAGGGGCGGCGACCTTTAATTTTAAGCTCGAATATTTCAACACCAGTTCGTCAAAGTGCATCCTCAACATCCTTGAGATTCTGGAAGATGCACACGGAGAAGGCCATACCATCGAGTTGAACTGGTATTACCGCGAAGACGATGACGATATGCTGGAAAGTGGTCAAGAGTTTTGTGAGGACATGACCCTCCCCTTTCAATTTATCTCCTATTAACAATCAGTCGTGGGCGGGCTCAGGTCAATTATGAGAAATGAATTGTGAGTTTTGAAAGAGTTATCTCCCTCAATTACAGATACTTAGCCATTTCATAATTCATAATTACTAAAGATGAGGATTGGCATGGAAAAGGAAGTTGGGCGTGAATCCGAACGGAGCAGCAATATCAACGAAGTTTTCGCCGATGAACTGGATGTCGTTCAACAGGCGGAAACGGTGCTGAAACAGGAGTCGCTCGACCCGAAAGGTCTGGTTGATGAATACAAATTTTTGGTGAAAAAGTATCGCGGCTTACTCAAGCAAGCCATGAAAATCACCAAAATCGGAGATTCAACCCAGAGCAAGTTGATCCGAACCCAGAAGGAACTCGACCGCCAGAACGAAGAACTGGGCAGCAAAAATCGAGCCCTGCAGGAAAAGAACGAGGCGCTGATTCGGGCCCACGAGGCGCTGCTGCAAGCCAAGCAACGCCAGGAAAGCATTTTCTCGGCGCTGACTGAAGCGTTGCCGGGAACGGTGCTGGATAACAAGTACCGGCTGGAAAAGAAGATCGGCACGGGGGGCTATGGTGCGGTGTTTGAAGCCACCCACCTGGGCCTGAGCCGCCCGCTGGCCGTCAAAGTCCTGCAGCCGCGTTCGGGGCTGATAACGCCGAATGATTTAGAGCGTTTCCGGCGGGAAGGCATTTCCGCCTGTCGAATTACCCATCCGAATGCGGTGGCGGTGTCTGATTTTGGGATTTCAACCAGCGGGATTGCCTACCTGGCAATGGAATTGCTCCAGGGGCATACGCTGTCTGACGAATTGAAAGAATTTGGCCGGCTCTCTCCTCATCGGTCAGTTGAGATTTTGATTCCGGTCTGCCAGGCCCTGGCCGAAGCCCACTCCGCCGGTCTGGTTCATCGCGACATCAAACCCGACAATATCTTTCTCCACAAAACACCCACCGAAGAAGTGGTCAAAGTACTGGATTTTGGGCTAGCCAAGCTGATGGGAGAAGAGCATCGGGCTGACCTTTCTGACATCACCCAGGGGGTGATTGTCGGCACCCCGCTCTATATGCCGCCCGAACGACTCAGCAATCTGCCGTATGATGGCCGGGCTGACATTTATAGTCTCGGGGTGTTGTGGTTTGAAATGCTGACTGGGCGCGTCCCGTTCATTATTCGGAAAGGAAACCTTGGGGCGCTGGTCACGGCGCACATGCTGCAGCCTCCTCCCCCGTTGCGGTCAATTGTCCCGGAGATTTCTGAAGTACTGGAAACATTGGTCTTGCGGACCCTCAAGAAAGTTCCGAACGAACGACCCACCGCCAAAGAGCTGGCTGAGGCCATGACGTTGTTTTTGTAGTGTTTGGTTTTTGGTTTTGCACCGCGAAGCGTTGCAGTTCGGATAGCCGGTCGGTTGGCCGCTTTGGGCCTACCACCGGACACAGTAGCCTTCTCCTTTTCCCGCTGCTGCCCGCGCCCTGCAGGGCGCGGGCAGCAGCGGGGAGAACGTAGGTAACGTGCCTCTCCCGGTGGTCGCTCCCAAAGCCTCGCACCACCGGCTATCCGAACGGCAGCCTTTCAGGATGCTCAATCCAAAGACTGATGCTTGCAAACAAAAACGGAAAGTTGTTTTTTAACGACTCCTAAAAACCAAGAACCAAGAACCAAAACCTGACCCGTTGTCCATAAATGAATCTGTTATGCCAACCACCAGTAACCCACCTGCATACTTGATGTATTCAACCAAAGGTAACCCGAAGGGGCAGGTGCCGATTACGGGCGATTCGTTTCTGATTGGCCGATCTGACGGAAGCGACCTTCAAATCCTGGATCCACAGGTATCTCGGCGGCACATTCTGATTCAACGGCAGGCGGATGGAAAATTTGTCTTGCGTGACGAGGGGAGCAAGTCTGGCACCTTTGTGAATAAACAACGGGTCGTCGAACATACACTCCACAACGGGGATGAAATTATTTTGGGTGATTCGACGATTGCCGTGATTCGATTCCACTCCGTCGAAGCGGCGCCGATCAATCCACTGGCCAACACCATTCCAATTCAGCAGGTTCGCTCCGCAGGGATGCCAGCCGCGATTTCACTCAGCGGAACGCTGCCCCTCGAAACCAAAACCACCCATAAGCCTGCGGAAGCCAGTCCATCAGTTGAGATGCGGATCAATGACCGGCAAACCCGATTCCTCAACCTGGAATTGCTTCGCGAACAACTCAAGCGACCTGAAGGGACAAAGGTTGATCAGATTGTCCAGCGGCTCAGTAAATTGTATGAAATCACGCACACGCTGTTACCTGCCAAAAGCGTGCAAGAGTTGGTGGATAAATGGCTTGAAGCGATTTTTACCTGCCTTCCCTGTGAACGGGGTGCGATTTTGCTTCACAATTCAGAAACGGGAGAGTTTGAGCAGGTGGTTGCCCGCGACCGTGAAACCGGCAAATGTGGCCAGATTCATACCAGTTTCACCATCATCGAGCAGACGTTTCGTGAAAACGTGGCGGTCTTGTGCCGGGACGCAACCAGTGACGAACGGTTTGCCAGTCAGAAAAGCATTGTCATCCAAAATTTGCGCTCAGTCTTGTGTGCCCCGATTAGCTCAAACCTGCGGGTTTGGGGGGTTTGTTATCTCTATAACACCAAAGCCATTGCCCAGTTTAACGGCGAAGACCTGGAATTTCTGATGGCCACCGCCCGCGAAGCTGGCCTGGTGTTTGAAAATCTGCAACTGGTTGGTCATCTTGAAGCCCTGGTGGCTGAGCGGACCGCCGAAATTGTCCGGCAGGCTGAAGAAATCCAGCACAAAAACAACCATATTATGGACAGCATCCGCTATGCGGAGCGCATTCAACAGGCGATTCTTCCGCACGACCAGCGCGTCAGTCAGCTTTTTCCAGAGCATTTCATCCTGTTTCGGCCAAAGGATATTGTTTCGGGTGATTTCTACTGGGTCAATAAAATTGACGGAGTTGTGATTGCCGCCGTGGCAGACTGTACCGGGCATGGTGTTCCTGGCGCCTTAATGTCCATGATCGGCAACACTCTGTTGAATCAGATCGTGAACGAAAAGCGGATTTTGGATCCGGCGTTGATTCTGGAGCATCTGCACAACGGTATCCGGGAAGCGCTCCGCCAGGAACATGCCGAAAGCGAATCCCAGGATGGGATGGACCTCTGTTTGTGCCGAATTGAGCCAGGGCGGGTGGTCTTTGCCGGAAGTCGCCGCCCGCTCTATGTTGTACCCCGCCAACCAGACCAACCTGAACTCATTGAAATCAAAGGTGATCGGAAATCAATCGGCGGCATGCAAAAGGAAGATAAACGGGTGTTCACCAATCATGAATTTCGAGTCACCGAGCCGGTCATGCTGTATTTATCGTCCGATGGATTTGCCGACCAGCCCAGCGAACAGGGACAAAAATTTAGCACCAAACGCTTCCGGGAATTTTTAACCCGTTTGGCCCGGTACGCCGCCGACCGCCAGTATGAAATGATTGTCGCCGAACTCGAAGCCCATCAAGGAAATGAAGTCCAACGCGACGACCTGACCGTCGTTGGCATTTGTGTTGGGTGAAATTCGGGTTCCGGGTTCCGGGTTTTCAGAAGGGATGAGGGATGAGGAATGAGGGATGAAAGAAATCACTCTGTCATCCTGTCCGTGTGTCACCTTGTCATTCGTTCCGGGTTCCGGGTTTTCGAAGGAGGGCGCGGCTCAAAGCAACAACGCCCTTACAGATTATCACTTTGTCACCTTGTCACCTTGTCACCTTGTCCGGGTTCCGGGTCTTCGACGTGAATTTCTTTTCGTCCCTTTTGTCCCTTTTGTCCTTTCTTGCCAACCTCCAGTTTTCCAGCCTTTACCAGCGTTTTCCCCATAAAAATACAGAATATTGCGATGTTTTTGCGGATCACAATAATTTCGCAAGAACTCTGTACACAATGTAGCCTGTCTACCTATACCGCACACCTTTAGTTACCTCGGTTCGCTCAACAAGGTCACTACACAACTCAATCACTTGCACAGCAGGAAGGTTTCCTGCACAGGGGATTTTTGTGTCTGAAGAAAAAAGCCAATTACATGGCGGTAAATAATTGAAAATAAAAGAAAAACTAGATAGCTGTCCTCAGGTTAGAGAGAAAAAACTCGGAGTCAATATGATAAATCAAAGCTCTTTGCATCGCCGCGTCCGGACTACCATGGTTTGGGCCGTATGTCTTTTCCTCGTGGCTGCTGATTCAATCGGCGTCATTTCCGCCCTGGCAGCCACTCACCGAAGAATCCAGGCTGGAAATTCACAGATTATTCCGATCAGCGTTTCGGCCAAAGGGAGGGGAACTCCCTGGGTTGATTTTCAAGATGCCACTCCCACCAGCCTGGACTATGTCGGACAGGAAGCCTTTGTCAAAGCCGTGGCTTCCGGGCAAGCCCGCCCACTGTCAATCGCCATTGGTGACCTTGACAATGACGGCACCCAGGATGTCATCAGTGGATATGCCTCTGGTACGAGCGGTCTGTTGATGGTTCAAAAAGGTACGGCGGCTTTGTCAAACGGCGCGGCGCGGTTGCAGGACCGGGGTTCAATTTTCCAATTGCCGCAGGCGCCCTACCTGCTTCAGGTTGGCGACTTTGACGGCGACGGCAAAGCTGATGCTGTGGCGGCAACAACCGGTCAGAGTGAAATTCAATGGCTGCGTGGCGATGGTTTTGGTGGCTTCGCGATGGCGGAAAGCATTGCGGTGCCAGGAAATATCATATCTCTGACCTCCGCGAAAAAAGACACTGGCGGTCCCGCCGATCTGGCGATTGGGCTGGCCGGTGACAAGTCAACCTCCCTGCTGATTTACGCCGGGCAAAACGGTGGTTTGAAGGCGACGCCGCACAGTCACCGCCTGCCGCTGGATGAACCGACGCAGTTGGCGCTCTCTGAGCCCACTCAGCAGGGGTTGCAATATCTCGGTGTCGCGACCGGGCAAACCCTGATGCTGGTCAAAGGGCTGGCTTCGGCGCGCGAAAAAATAAAACGAACATTTGAATCCCCGGTCCAGGGGATTGCCTTCGGGAACTTTACCCAGCTTGAACAACCAGAAGTCGCCGTGCTTGTTGGCACCGGCGACGTTTTTGTGTTTTCGCTGGACGAATTGTTTTCAGGTGCCGAAACGGAAGGCGTCCTGTTTGGCAGCATTCCAAATCCAAAAGGATTGGCGGGACTGACCACTGGCCGGTTTGCAAAAAATGCAACGGGTCTTGATGACCTGCTGGTGATGGATCGCGGAACACGAAAAATCTATCTGCTGATCGCCAGTGACTTGATGGCGCGCGAAGACCGAACGTTTACGGCTGAATTTGACGTGAGTACCCGGCTGGTAGCCGTGGCCCCGATCCAGCTTACCGCCGGCCAGCCACAGGATCTGGTTGTGCTCTCGCTTGGCCCAAATGTTTCGCTCGTTTCGCAGACGAAAAAAGAAGACGTGGTTGTGACCTCACCCGAGGATCCTTCGGAATCAACCGTTTTTGCTCCAACCGAAAAGCGCCCGGAACTCGAAGTCAACCCGCTTTATTCCCCAGGCAAAGACGGTGCCTTGACTGTGACCACGGCTGCGACAATCGTTAATCGATATACTTTTCTCACCGCCAATGCCGCTGCTGGAGCAACGAGCATCACGGTTGATAACACGAATGCAACCAATCGCCTGGTACCCACGACCCATCTCACGGCGGGCGACCTGATTTTGATCATTCAGATGCAGGGCGCGACAATGACCACAACCGATAGTTCTGCTTATGGAACTATTACTGCTTACAACAATGCTGGGAAATTTGAATTCTTTAGCGTGTCGAGTGTGGGCTCAACCACAATCTCGCTGGCCAACTGCACTGGTGGGTTGCGCAATAGTTACACTTCGGCTGGCAGAGTCCAGGTCATCAAAGTTCCTCAATACACCAATTTAACAGTCAATAGCCCAGGATATATCACGGCACCAGCCTGGAATGGCAGTTTTGGCGGTATCGTGGCGGCGCATGTCCAAAACACAGCAACTTTGAATAACAGCGGCACAAACGGGTCAATTCAAGTTTCGGGCCTGGGTTTCCGTGGTGGTGCACTTGAAAACAACACAGCCGGTCAAACAACAAGTTCAGCGGTACTCATCTTTCGAAACACGGATTCAAATCAGGGTGCTGAAAAAGGCGAAGGAATTGCCGGCAATCAAACCGACTATAATGCTATAGGAAGATACGGTCGTGGCGCGCCGGCCAATGGTGGCGGTGGCGGAAACTCGCATAACGCCGGCGGCGGCGGTGGTTCAAATGGAGATAATGGGGTCACCTATGATGGATTAGGCAATCCAAGTCTCTCAACAGCAAGCTGGGCAACCGCCTGGAATTTGGAAAGTGCTGGATTTTCCACCCATACTTCCAGCGGTGGTGGTCGTGGGGGATACTCGTTTTCCTCGGCGAATCGGAATGCCACAGTCGAAGGCCCTGGCGATGCAGATTGGGGGGGAGATGGTCGTGATAATACTGGAGGCTGGGGTGGAAAGCCCCTTGATAACGACCCGTCAACCACCAATTCCCGCATCTTTATGGGCGGCGGCGGCGGTGCCGGTGATGCCAACAACGGCCCAGTCGGTGGTGCCGGTGGAAATGGGGGTGGTATTGTCTTTTTGCTAGCGGCTACGGTTTCCGGTACCGGAACAATTCTGGCGAATGGCAACACTGGCGGTAATACAACCGGTACCGGAAATGACGCCCCAGGTGGTGGTGGTGGTGGTGGAAGTGTTGTGGTGAAAGCCACGACCTTGAGTGGGATAACCATTAATGCCAATGGTGGTGTCGGCGGAACCCAAACCATCAGCGGGGATGAAGCTGAAGGACCAGGCGGCGGTGGTGGTGGTGGCTTTATTGCTACTTCTGGAGGCACCGTTACTCAGAATGTGAACGGTGGTCTGCATGGAACTTCAAACTCAAGCGCTGTCACTGAATTTATCCCCAACGGTGCCACCCGTGGTGCGACTGGTGAAACTGCCACGGCACCCGCTGATGCCAGTTTCCCATTTTGTTTTCCAACTGGAACCGTAACCGGGCATGTCTTTACCGACACCAATGGTGATGGTATTCAGAATGGTGGTGAACCGGATCTGGTGGGAGTCAGTGTAACGATTACCCCTGCAACAGGATCACCAATCACCGTCACGACAGATGCGAGTGGAAATTACACGGCGAGCGGCGTTGCGGCAGGAAGTGCAACTGTGGACGTGGCCGATCCCGCCAACACCAATGAAACGACGAATGTTGACCCGCAAACCGTGACGGTAACCGGCAATAGCACAACCACCGCCACCACTGTGGGCTTCCAGCCAGTTGGAACAGTGACTGGGCACGTGTTTACCGATACCAACGGAAACGGAGTCCAGGACAGTGGCGAACCGGACCTGAGCGGTGTCAGCGTAACGGTTGATTCCGCCAATGGGCCGCCCATCACGGTGACGACTGATGCGAACGGGAACTACACCGCAACCAACGTGGCAGCCGGCCTCACGAGTGTGAACGTGGCCGACCCGGCCAACACGATTGAAACGACGAATGTTGATCCACAAAACGTGACCGTCACCCAGGGAGCAACTGCAACGGCAGCAACTGTTGGGTTCCAGGGCTTTGGGAGTGTTTCCGGCCACGTGTTTACCGACACCAACGGTAACGGTATCCAGGATTCCGGTGAGCCGGACTTGAATGGAGTATCCGTCACGATTACTCCGGCGAACGGATCGCCAGTGACAGTGACGACAAATGCGAGTGGGAATTACTCCGCGTCGAACATTCCAGTCGGAAACGTCACGATTAACGTGGCTGACCCCGCGAATACAATTGAAACCACAAATGTTGATCCACAAACGGTAACCGTGACAGCGGGAGCAAATACAGCCGCCGCCAACGTGGGTTTCCAACAAGTTGGGACGGTGACGGGCCACGTGTTTACCGACACGAACGGAAATGGAATCCAGGACAGCGGCGAACCAGACCTGAGCGGTGTCAATGTAACAGTTGATTCGGTCAACGGAGCCCCAGTGACAGTGACGACCGACGCAAATGGGAACTACACAGCCAATAACATCCCAACTGGCAGTACGTCCGTTGATGTGGCTGACCCAGCCAACACCACTGAAACCACAAACGTTGATCCACAAACCGTAACCGTGAATGTGGGTGCCACAACCACCGCCGCCACTGTGGGCTTCCAACCAATTGGATCAGTTTCCGGCCATGTATTTACCGACACCAATGGCAACGGTATCCAGGACTCCGGTGAACCGGACCTGAATGGAGTTTCAGTTACAATCACCCCGGCCAACGGCTCACCGGTGACAGTGACAACCAATGCAAGTGGAAACTACTCAGCCTCGAATATCCCAGCGGGCAGCGTCACAATCAATGTGGCTGACCCCGCGAATACAGTCGAAACAACAAATGTTGATCCACAAACCGTAACTGTCACAGTTGGAGCGAACACGGCAGCCGCGAATGTGGGTTTCCAACAAGTTGGAACGGTGACCGGGCATGTGTTTACCGACACGAACGGGAACGGTACTCAGGACAGCGGCGAACCAAACCTGGGCGGTGTCAGTGTGACGGTTGACTCAGTCAATGGCCCACCGGTGACCGTGACGACCGATGCGAACGGGAACTACACGGCCAGTAACATCCCAACCGGCAGTACAACCGTGGATGTGGCTGACCCAGCCAACACCACTGAAACCACAAACGTTGACCCACAAACCGTAACGGTGAGCGTGGGGGCAACCACCACCGCCGCCACTGTGGGCTTCCAGCCAGTTGGAACCGTGAGCGGACATGTTTTTACCGACACGAACGGAAATGGAATCCAGGACAGCGGTGAGCCAAACCTGAGTGGTGTTGACGTGGTGATTGATTCAGACAACGGCCCACCAGTTACTGTGACTACTGATGCGAACGGGAATTACACAGCAAACAACATTGCAGCCGGGAGCGTGAGCATTGATGTGGCTGACCCGGCGAACACGATTGAAACCACAAATGTTGATCCACAGACCGTAACGGTAACCCAGGGAGCAACCACAACGGCGGCAACGGTTGGGTACCAGCCAGTCGGAACAGTCACTGGCCATGTATTTAATGATGTGAACGGGAATGGAACGCAGGACAGCGGCGAACCAAACTTGAGTGGTCTCAATGTGGTGGTGGATTCAGTCAACGGACCACCAGTGACAGTGACGACCGATGCGAATGGCAACTACACCGCCAACAACATTCCAGCCGGAAGCACGTCGGTGGACGTCGCCGACCCGGCCAATTCAACCGAAACAACCAACGTTGATCCGCAAACAGTCAGCGTGGTTGGTGGCAATACCACCACGGCAGCCAATGTTGGGTATCAGTTCTTTGGAAGCGTCACCGGTCACGTGTTTACCGACACCAACGGAAACGGAACGCAGGACAGCGGCGAACCAAACCTGAGTGGCGTCAATGTGACGGTGGATTCAGTCAATGGAGCACCTGTCACGGTCACGACGGATGCGAACGGCAACTACACCGCCAACAACATCCCGGTGGGCAGCACGTCGGTTGATGTGGCCGATCCAGCCAATACCAACGAAACCACGAACGTTGACCCACAAACCGTCAACGTGACAACTGGTGCCACTACAACGGCGGCCAATGTGGGCTACCAGCCAGTGGGAACCGTGACCGGACATGTCTTTAATGACGTGAACGGAAACGGAGTGCAGGACAGCGGCGAACCAAACCTGGCGAATGTGGATGTGGTGATTGACTCTGAGAACGGAGCACCAGTCACGGTGCAAACCGATGCGAACGGTGATTTCTCCGCGCCAAACATTGCCGCCGGAAGCACGACGGTGAATGTGACGGATCCAAGTGGATTTACCCTGACAACGGCAAATGATCCGCAAACGGTGACGGTGACCCAGGGAGGAACGGCGGATGCAACCGACGTGGGCTTCCAGGGCCAGGGAACAGTGACGGGTCATGTATTTAATGACCTGAATGGAGATGGAGACCAGGACAGTGGCGAACCAGACCTGAATGGAGTCAATGTGACGTTGACGCCAGCGGGAGGTGGAGCGCCAATCACCGTGACGACCGACGCGAACGGGAATTACACCGCAACCAACGTTCCAGCCGGAAACGTGGATGTGAATGTAACCGACCCGGCGAACACGAATGAAACGACCAACACGGATCCACAAACGGTGAGTGTGGCAGCCGGTGGAACAGCCACCACCGCGCCAGTCGGTTTCCAGTTCGTGGGATCCGTGAGCGGGCACGTGTTTGAAGATGTGAACGGAAACGGAACGCAGGATTCAGGTGAACCAGACCTGAGCGGTGTGAATGTGACACTGACACCAGCGAACGGAACGCCGGTGACGGTGGCGACGGATGCGAATGGCAATTACACGGCGCCGAACATTCCAGCCGGAAGTGTAAGCGTGGATGTGGATGACCCAGCCGGAACCGTGGAAACGACGAACACGGATCCACAGACGGTTTCAGTGACGGCAGGCAATACAACCGCAACCAATCCAGTGGGTTACCAGGGACAGGGAACCGTGACCGGACATGTCTTTACCGACACGAACGGAAATGGAACGCAGGATAGCGGCGAACCAAACCTGGCTGGCGTGGATGTGGTGATTGATTCGGTGAACGGGGCCCCAGTGACCGTGACGACGGATGCGAATGGGAACTACACGGCCAATAATATTCCAGCGGGCAGCACGACAGTGGACGTGGCCGATCCAGCCGGAACGATTGAAACGACCAACGTTGATCCGCAAACGGTGAGTGTGACGGCAGGCAACACCACGACAGCGGCGAATGTGGGATACCAGCCAGTGGGAACCGTGAGCGGGCACGTGTTTACGGACACGAACGGAAATGGTGTGCAGGACAGCGGCGAACCAGATCTGGTCGGCGTGGATGTGGTGATTGATTCGGAGAACGGAGCACCGGTGACGGTTCAAACCGACGCGAACGGCAACTACACGGCGTCAAACATTCCAGCGGGAAGCACGACGGTGGATGTGGCTGACCCGGCCAGCACGGTGGAAACGACGAATGTTGATCCACAAACGGTAACCGTCACGGGTGGCGCAACCACGACGGCGGCGAACGTTGGCTACCAGCCGGTCGGAACAGTTTCCGGGCACGTGTTCAACGACGTGAACGGAAACGGAACGCAGGACAGTGGCGAACCAAACCTGGCGAATGTGGATGTGGTGATTGATTCCGAGAACGGAGCGCCAGTGACCGTTCAAACCGATGCCAACGGCAACTACACGGCGACGAATATCCCCGCCGGAAGCACGACGGTGGATGTGGCCGATCCAGCCAATTCAAACGAAACGACGAACGTTGATCCACAAACGGTGAGCGTGACGGGTGGCAACACAACCACGGCAGCGAATGTGGGCTACCAGTTTGTGGGAAGCGTGACCGGGCACGTGTTTACGGACACGAACGGAAACGGAACGCAGGACAGCGGCGAACCGGATCTGGCGGGAGTGAATGTCA
Coding sequences:
- a CDS encoding FHA domain-containing protein, with protein sequence MPTTSNPPAYLMYSTKGNPKGQVPITGDSFLIGRSDGSDLQILDPQVSRRHILIQRQADGKFVLRDEGSKSGTFVNKQRVVEHTLHNGDEIILGDSTIAVIRFHSVEAAPINPLANTIPIQQVRSAGMPAAISLSGTLPLETKTTHKPAEASPSVEMRINDRQTRFLNLELLREQLKRPEGTKVDQIVQRLSKLYEITHTLLPAKSVQELVDKWLEAIFTCLPCERGAILLHNSETGEFEQVVARDRETGKCGQIHTSFTIIEQTFRENVAVLCRDATSDERFASQKSIVIQNLRSVLCAPISSNLRVWGVCYLYNTKAIAQFNGEDLEFLMATAREAGLVFENLQLVGHLEALVAERTAEIVRQAEEIQHKNNHIMDSIRYAERIQQAILPHDQRVSQLFPEHFILFRPKDIVSGDFYWVNKIDGVVIAAVADCTGHGVPGALMSMIGNTLLNQIVNEKRILDPALILEHLHNGIREALRQEHAESESQDGMDLCLCRIEPGRVVFAGSRRPLYVVPRQPDQPELIEIKGDRKSIGGMQKEDKRVFTNHEFRVTEPVMLYLSSDGFADQPSEQGQKFSTKRFREFLTRLARYAADRQYEMIVAELEAHQGNEVQRDDLTVVGICVG
- a CDS encoding DUF1987 domain-containing protein, with translation MENLIVDKTKVTPQVSFDATTGVMEIAGESYPENSMQFYQPVFKWLQEYFSSEPGAATFNFKLEYFNTSSSKCILNILEILEDAHGEGHTIELNWYYREDDDDMLESGQEFCEDMTLPFQFISY
- a CDS encoding protein kinase, whose protein sequence is MEKEVGRESERSSNINEVFADELDVVQQAETVLKQESLDPKGLVDEYKFLVKKYRGLLKQAMKITKIGDSTQSKLIRTQKELDRQNEELGSKNRALQEKNEALIRAHEALLQAKQRQESIFSALTEALPGTVLDNKYRLEKKIGTGGYGAVFEATHLGLSRPLAVKVLQPRSGLITPNDLERFRREGISACRITHPNAVAVSDFGISTSGIAYLAMELLQGHTLSDELKEFGRLSPHRSVEILIPVCQALAEAHSAGLVHRDIKPDNIFLHKTPTEEVVKVLDFGLAKLMGEEHRADLSDITQGVIVGTPLYMPPERLSNLPYDGRADIYSLGVLWFEMLTGRVPFIIRKGNLGALVTAHMLQPPPPLRSIVPEISEVLETLVLRTLKKVPNERPTAKELAEAMTLFL